In Fibrobacter sp. UWH6, the sequence GTCGGCAAGACCACCTTGGTGGAATCTATCGCCAAGGCCATGCAGCGCAATTTTGTCCGCATCACTTTGGGTGGCGTCCGTGACGAAGCTGAAATCCGCGGTCACCGTCGCACTTACATTGGCGCCATGCCGGGCCGCTTTATTCAGGCCCTGAAGCGCGCCAAGTGCATGAACCCCATTATCCTTCTGGACGAAATCGACAAGATGGCCAGCGACTTCCGCGGTGACCCCGCCAGCGCCATGCTTGAAGTTCTGGATCCGGAACAGAATCACGACTTTACCGACCACTTCATGGAAGTGGGCCTGGATCTTTCCCGCGTGCTGTTTATCGCCACCGCCAACAACGAAGGCGAAATTCCCGAACCCCTCCGCGACCGTATGGAAGTGGTGCGCCTGCCGGGTTACTTCCCCCACGAAAAGGAAAAGATTGCGGCCAACTACCTGGTGCCCCGCATCTGCGAACGCACCGGCGTTACCCTGGACAAGGACATCGCCTTTAACGAAGACGTGATCCGCCACGCCATTCGCGGCTGGACCCGTGAAGCCGGTGTCCGTGAACTGGAACGTGTGCTGGAACGTATCGTTCGCCATCGTGCCAAGGACATGGTGACGGGCAAGAAGTTCAAGGCCGAACTTTCCGAAAAGACTTTGCAGGAATATCTGGGAGCCGCCCGCTTCCTGGATAGCCAGCTCCCCGAATCCGGTCGCCCGGGCGTTATTACCGGCCTGGCCTGGACAAGCGTGGGTGGCGAAATCCTGCCTATCGAATGTACCTTGCTGCAGGGCAAGGGCGGCCTGCTGCTGACGGGTAAGCTGGGCGACGTGATGAAGGAATCTGCTCAGATTGCCCTCTCCCTGGTTCGCGAACGTCTGCAGAATTTCGGCATCGATCCTGACGTGGTGAAGAATACCGACATCCACATTCACGTGCCCGAAGGTGCCGTTCCCAAGGATGGCCCCTCTGCCGGTATTGCACTCACCTTGTGCCTGCTTTCTGCATTTACCCGCCACCCCGTGCCCACCGACATCGCCTTTACCGGCGAAGTGAGCCTCACTGGCGCCTGCCTCCCCATTGGCGGACTCAACGAAAAAGCCCTTGCCGCTCTGCAGGCTGGCGTAAAGACCTTGCGCCTCCCGGAACAGAACAAGAAGGACGTTGACGAACTTCCCGCTCCGGCAAAGAAGGGCCTGAAGATCTTTACCCACAAGCACATTGACGAAATTATCA encodes:
- the lon gene encoding endopeptidase La, yielding MATDFSRTYPLLPLRDAIVFPLTTRRILVGRDISLKALEYAEAHDNVIILAAQKNIELEELENPMLDLYSVGVMARVSNVTPFPNGCVKVVLEGEAVVDLRSMNMELGFLQVTVSAHTPAVLLTDKSSRFENVLVQFREYAMHRNITEGMVDALFTMDSHLNAFYGMIPFLQVSLSERQRLLEVGSIDELADNLIEIMQASAVNDTLMVKVQQNVRQKMAQQQKEWFISEQIRQLQDELDGENGQSEPDQLLKKIKEKKFAEPIREKLEEEIGRMKLMQPTSPEYAVSRNYLDWFLTLPYNVYTETSLNMKKVKAELDSKHFGLDKVKDRIMEYIAVLKLTGTERRAPILCLVGPPGVGKTTLVESIAKAMQRNFVRITLGGVRDEAEIRGHRRTYIGAMPGRFIQALKRAKCMNPIILLDEIDKMASDFRGDPASAMLEVLDPEQNHDFTDHFMEVGLDLSRVLFIATANNEGEIPEPLRDRMEVVRLPGYFPHEKEKIAANYLVPRICERTGVTLDKDIAFNEDVIRHAIRGWTREAGVRELERVLERIVRHRAKDMVTGKKFKAELSEKTLQEYLGAARFLDSQLPESGRPGVITGLAWTSVGGEILPIECTLLQGKGGLLLTGKLGDVMKESAQIALSLVRERLQNFGIDPDVVKNTDIHIHVPEGAVPKDGPSAGIALTLCLLSAFTRHPVPTDIAFTGEVSLTGACLPIGGLNEKALAALQAGVKTLRLPEQNKKDVDELPAPAKKGLKIFTHKHIDEIIKILFKGVDKSKCFKVVTKVGSADGKKN